From Harpia harpyja isolate bHarHar1 chromosome 19, bHarHar1 primary haplotype, whole genome shotgun sequence, one genomic window encodes:
- the CAMSAP1 gene encoding calmodulin-regulated spectrin-associated protein 1 isoform X5: MGVRARNLCCFSRARRGKEPQMVDVDVCAGGDSTRRKMDALTDSAVEIVPLELYDSARAKIAANLQWICAKAYGIDNVPEELKDPFYIDQYEQEHIKPPVIKLLLSSELYCRVCSLILKGDQVAALQGHQSVIQALSRKGIYVMESDDTPVSESDLGCAPIKMSSHMAMIDALMMAYTVEMISIEKVVASVKRFSTFSASKELPYDLEDAMVFWINKVNLKMREITEKEIKLKQQLMESPGHQKVRYRRDHLSSRQLPYFPLLEDLMKDGSDGAALLAVIHYYCPEQMKLDDICLKEVTSIADSLYNIQLLREFSNEYLNKCFYLTLEDMLYAPLVLKPNVMVFIAELFWWFENVKPDFVQPRDIQEIKDVKTVLQQKSSRPPVPISNATKRSFMASPASTSPADSQPLAQTGPEACNRYYLHPEEPDYLGKGGSPAFSPSHPLLPLRQKQQKSLQGEDSPGHRHRSNSLTRVDGQPRGSVLAWPERKPRPLSQPTPFALHHSASSDVDPGSGDSISLARSISKDSLASNIVNVTPKNQPHPPSMKTNGKSLLNNVEIEDEDEELIAIIRSEERPSRSDLELQNASARVPSIVATAWSPKTNSETSESKPDSFYLEPLMPAVLKPAKEKQIINKEDECGEGKQRSFITKRLNEGHLPLIRKKTNSNHGEHDLNRTFTPISSSDFTPVADPSTADPVALVEAGLEASRPLASSSLDPSTQELSTGGFFLHAAKSDDDIASKVNVSYVKSLNSHVPDTTWTMVRQDSDSDLLDLEDTEQDLVVIDDHPIVSKYIGEEESAKLQEDMKVKEHEDKDDASGRSSPCLSTISQVSSVSVTSGSVRMTNFAERKLQRLNSYETKSSTSSSQKTTPDGSESCPAPLTTWKQKREQSPNRQNKDNVNLLASELVQLHMQLEEKRRAIEAQKKKMEALSARQRLKLGKAAFLHVVKKGKSPDVPQPVKPEHFAKEYSRHNGEDLDEVSLSSKSEEFLVKEEEREEMLNDSQEVTKVKMQESLAFAEQHKPKDSAAIHDLEKSKIISVALLEDNVTEVDINECDLSIEKLNETISTLQQAILKISQQQELLMKSPSVPSPGTRSNSQDQKVKPSIHFVEPLSPTGMNSLRKPPRFGQGRNPRSGRPADLKVTKDRQQNSARVKTPTQSLETLPHLRPFPSNSLSKTPTEISLESSPDHGSGSQEKCFFDTYRLHDESNQRALVLSTSKDANIISEMSKEVDNSFKETGLNSSDGSGKENVPVDEPLRSKANLIEVDLSDLKAPDEGELENQDSSTDIISEGDQKSGVGFFFKDEQKAEDELAKKRAAFLLKQQRKAEEARIRKQQLEAEVEQKRDEARRKAEEDRIRKEEEKARRELIKQEYLRKKQQQILEEQGLGKPKSKPKKPRPKSVHREESYSDSGTKCSSTPDNLSSAQSGSSLSLASAATTEPESVHSGGTPSQRVESMESLPILSRNPSRNTERDWENASTASSIASVAEYTGPKLFKEPSSKSNKPIIHNAISHCCLAGKVNEPHKNSILEELEKCDANHYIILFRDAGCQFRALYCYYPDTEEIYKLTGTGPKSITKKMIDKLYKYSSDRKQFNVIPAKTMSVSVDALTIHNHLWQAKRPAVPKKTQTRK; encoded by the exons ATGGGGGTGCGAGCGAGAaacctctgctgcttctcccgGGCGAGGCGAGGGAaggagccccag atGGTGGATGTTGATGTTTGTGCCGGTGGAGATAGTACCAGAAGAAAAATGGATGCCCTGACAGATAGTGCAGTTGAGATTGTCCCTTTGGAGCTCTATGATTCAGCCAGAGCAAAAATAGCTGCTAATCTACAATGGATCTGTGCTAAAGCCTACGGAATAG ATAATGTCCCAGAGGAGCTGAAGGACCCATTTTACATAGATCAGTATGAGCAAGAACATATTAAACCACCCGTCATCAAGCTGCTGCTGTCCAGCGAGCTGTACTGCCGTGTCTGTAGCCTCATTCTGAAGGGGGATCAggtggctgctctgcagggacacCAGTCAGTCATCCAGGCTCTGTCTCGAAAAGGGATTTACGTCATGGAGAGTGATGATACACCTGTGTCTGAATCTGATCTGGGCTGTGCACCAATCAAAATG agtTCTCATATGGCCATGATTGATGCTCTAATGATGGCCTATACTGTAGAAATGATCAGCATTGAAAAGGTGGTTGCTAGTGTCAAGCGTTTTTCTACATTCAGTGCCTCGAAAGAACTGCCCTATGATTTGGAGGATGCAATGGTTTTCTGGATTAATAAG GTGAACCTTAAAATGAGAGAGATAACAGAGAAAGAgattaaattaaaacagcaacTAATGGAAAGTCCAGGGCAccaaaag gtGCGTTACCGAAGAGACCATCTTTCAAGCAGGCAATTACCTTACTTTCCTTTGCTTGAAGATTTGATGAAGGATGGTAGTGATGGTGCTGCTCTTCTAGCTGTGATACACTATTATTGTCCAGAGCAAATGAAACTAGATG ATATTTGTTTGAAGGAGGTAACCTCAATTGCAGACAGCCTCTATAATATTCAACTTTTGAGAGAATTCTCCAATGAATATCTAAACAAATGTTTTTACCTCACATTGGAGGACATGTTATATGCTCCTTTAGTTTTAAAG CCTAACGTCATGGTGTTCATTGCGGAACTCTTCTGGTGGTTTGAGAATGTCAAACCAGACTTTGTACAGCCAAGAGATATTCAGGAAATAAAAGATG TTAAAACAGTGTTGCAGCAGAAGAGCAGTCGTCCACCTGTTCCTATTTCCAACGCAACTAAGCGAAGTTTCATGGCTAGCCCTGCTAGTACAAGTCCAGCAGACTCGCAGCCCTTGGCTCAGACGGGCCCTGAAGCTTGCAATAGATACTACCTGCACCCTGAGGAGCCTGACTATCT TGGCAAAGGAGGAAGCCCTGCCTTTAGTCCTTCCCATCCACTGCTCCCTTTGagacaaaaacaacaaaaatctttaCAGGGAGAGGACAGCCCTG gtcatCGGCATCGTTCCAATTCTCTGACCCGTGTTGATGGGCAGCCACGAGGTTCAGTTCTTGCGTGGCCAGAGAGGAAACCCAG GCCTCTGTCTCAGCCAACACCATTTGCTCTTCATCATTCTGCCAGTAGTGATGTGGACCCTGGGTCGGGTGATAGCATTAGTCTGGCTAGATCAATCAGCAAAGACAGTCTTGCTTCAAACATTGTTAATGTAACTCCAAAAAATCAACCCCATCCTCCGTCAATGAAAACTAACGGGAAGAGCTTGCTGAACAATGTTGAAATtgaggatgaagatgaagagCTTATCGCAATAATCAGATCTGAAGAAAGGCCAAGCCGTAGTGATCTTGAATTACAGAATGCATCAGCCAGGGTGCCCAGCATAGTTGCAACTGCATGGTCTCCAAAAACAAATAGTGAGACTTCAGAAAGCAAACCAGACAGTTTTTACTTGGAGCCTTTAATGCCTGCTGTTCTAAAACcggcaaaggaaaaacagataatCAATAAAGAGGATGAATGTGGGGAGGGGAAACAAAGGAGTTTTATAACAAAGAGATTAAATGAAGGACACTTGCCTTTGATCCGCAAGAAAACAAATAGCAATCATGGTGAGCATGACCTCAATAGGACTTTTACTCCAATTTCTAGTTCTGATTTCACTCCAGTTGCAGATCCTAGTACTGCGGATCCAGTGGCACTGGTGGAGGCAGGTTTAGAAGCTTCCAGACCTTTGGCTAGTAGCAGTTTAGATCCTTCCACTCAGGAGCTATCCACTGGAGGATTTTTTCTTCATGCTGCTAAATCTGATGATGACATAGCAAGTAAAGTCAATGTAAGTTATGTGAAAAGCCTCAATTCGCACGTTCCAGATACTACATGGACTATGGTGAGACAGGACTCTGATTCAGATCTCTTAGACTTAGAAGACACTGAACAGGATCTGGTAGTCATAGATGACCATCCTATAGTCAGTAAATACATTGgtgaggaagaatctgcaaaattGCAAGAAGACATGAAGGTAAAAGAACACGAAGATAAGGATGATGCTAGTGGACGTTCCAGCCCATGTTTGAGTACAATTTCTCAAGTTAGCAGCGTGTCAGTGACTAGTGGGAGTGTCCGAATGACCAACTTCGCAGAACGAAAGCTTCAGAGACTTAATAGCTATGAAACAAAGTCCAGCACAAGTAGTTCACAAAAGACCACACCAGATGGATCAGAAAGCTGCCCAGCACCACTAACCACATGGAAACAAAAGCGAGAACAAAGCCCCAACAGACAAAATAAAGATAATGTTAATCTTTTAGCTTCTGAGTTGGTGCAGCTTCATATGCAGTTGGAAGAGAAACGAAGGGCAATAGAAGCGCAGAAGAAGAAGATGGAAGCCTTATCAGCAAGGCAGCGACTAAAATTGGGCAAGGCAGCTTTCTTGCATGTTGTTAAAAAAGGGAAATCTCCTGATGTTCCGCAACCTGTTAAACCAGAACATTTTGCAAAAGAATATTCTCGGCACAATGGTGAAGACTTAGATGAAGTTTCTTTGAGTTCCAAATCTGAGGAGTTTCTtgtgaaagaggaggagagagaagaaatgctTAATGATTCTCAAGAagtaacaaaagtaaaaatgcaagaaaGCCTAGCTTTTGCTGAGCAACATAAACCAAAAGACTCTGCTGCTATACATgatttggaaaaaagtaaaattatttccGTTGCCCTCCTGGAAGACAATGTTACTGAAGTGGATATAAATGAATGTGATCTTTCTATTGAAAAACTGAATGAAACAATCAGTACGCTTCAGCAGGCTATATTAAAGATTTCTCAGCAACAGGAACTACTTATGAAATCTCCATCAGTGCCATCGCCAGGAACCAGAAGTAACTCTCAGGACCAAAAGGTAAAACCATCAATTCATTTTGTTGAGCCTCTCTCTCCAACTGGAATGAACAGTCTTCGTAAACCACCTCGATTTGGTCAAGGAAGGAATCCTCGATCAGGAAGACCAGCTGATCTGAAAGTCACTAAAGACAGACAACAAAATTCAGCACGTGTTAAAACCCCAACACAAAGTCTAGAAACCTTACCACATTTAAGACCATTTCCATCCAATAGCTTGTCAAAGACACCAACAGAAATCAGCTTGGAAAGTAGTCCTGATCATGGAAGTGGTTCTCAAGAAAAGTGTTTCTTTGATACCTATAGACTTCATGATGAGAGCAATCAAAGGGCACTTGTTCTCTCCACCTCCAAAGATgcaaatattatttctgaaatgagCAAAGAGGTGGATAACAGCTTCAAGGAAACAGGGTTGAATTCTTCTGATggctcaggaaaagaaaatgtcccAGTGGATGAGCCACTGAGAAGCAAGGCTAATCTCATTGAAGTAGACTTGTCTGACTTAAAAGCTCCAGATGAAGGAGAACTTGAAAACCAGGATAGCTCTACAGATATAATTAGTGAGGGTGATCAGAAGTCTGGTGTGGGTTTCTTCTTCAAG GATgaacagaaagcagaagatgaGCTCGCAAAAAAACGTGCAGCGTTCCTTTTGAAACAGCAGCGCAAAGCTGAGGAGGCTCGGATTCGGAAACAGCAGTTGGAGGCTGAAGTTGAACAAAAAAGAGATGAAGCTCG tcGCAAAGCTGAGGAGGACCGAATAcggaaagaagaagagaaggctcgaaGAGAACTTATCAAGCAAGAATATctaaggaaaaaacagcagcaaattttGGAGGAGCAAGGGCTTGGAAAGCCCAAATCAAAGCCCAAAAAACCCAGGCCAAAGTCGGTCCATCGTGAAGAATCTTACAGTGATTCAGGGACAAAGTGTTCTTCCACAC CTGATAATTTGAGCAGTGCTCAGTCTGGTTCCAGTCTTTCTTTGGCCTCAGCAGCAACAACTGAACCTGAAAGCGTACACTCTGGTGGCACGCCATCTCAGAG AGTTGAATCAATGGAGTCCTTACCAATACTGAGCAGAAATCCtagcagaaacacagaaagagatTGGGAGAATGCTTCAACAGCATCTTCTATTGCTTCAGTGGCAGAATACACAG GTCCAAAATTATTTAAGGAGCCCAGCAGCAAATCAAACAAACCTATTATTCACAATGCTATATCTCATTGCTGTCTTGCTGGAAAAGTGAATGAACCACATAAGAATTCAATATTAGAG GAACTAGAAAAATGTGATGCCAACCACTACATCATTTTGTTCCGTGATGCTGGCTGCCAGTTTAGAGCACTTTATTGCTACTATCCTGACACTGAAGAAATCTACAAGCTGACTGGAACAGGGCCAAAGAGCATCACCAAGAAAATGATTGACAAACTTTATAAGTACAGTTCGGACAGAAAACAGTTTAACGTGATTCCAGCCAAAACCATGTCTGTCAGTGTGGATGCTCTTACTATTCATAACCACTTGTGGCAAGCCAAGCGACCTGCAGTGCCAAAGAAGACTCAGACTCGTAAATGA
- the CAMSAP1 gene encoding calmodulin-regulated spectrin-associated protein 1 isoform X4: MVDVDVCAGGDSTRRKMDALTDSAVEIVPLELYDSARAKIAANLQWICAKAYGIDNVPEELKDPFYIDQYEQEHIKPPVIKLLLSSELYCRVCSLILKGDQVAALQGHQSVIQALSRKGIYVMESDDTPVSESDLGCAPIKMSSHMAMIDALMMAYTVEMISIEKVVASVKRFSTFSASKELPYDLEDAMVFWINKVNLKMREITEKEIKLKQQLMESPGHQKSPSKWYWKLVPPDLMHAISHCMLEPVEYARVVRYRRDHLSSRQLPYFPLLEDLMKDGSDGAALLAVIHYYCPEQMKLDDICLKEVTSIADSLYNIQLLREFSNEYLNKCFYLTLEDMLYAPLVLKPNVMVFIAELFWWFENVKPDFVQPRDIQEIKDVKTVLQQKSSRPPVPISNATKRSFMASPASTSPADSQPLAQTGPEACNRYYLHPEEPDYLGKGGSPAFSPSHPLLPLRQKQQKSLQGEDSPGHRHRSNSLTRVDGQPRGSVLAWPERKPRPLSQPTPFALHHSASSDVDPGSGDSISLARSISKDSLASNIVNVTPKNQPHPPSMKTNGKSLLNNVEIEDEDEELIAIIRSEERPSRSDLELQNASARVPSIVATAWSPKTNSETSESKPDSFYLEPLMPAVLKPAKEKQIINKEDECGEGKQRSFITKRLNEGHLPLIRKKTNSNHGEHDLNRTFTPISSSDFTPVADPSTADPVALVEAGLEASRPLASSSLDPSTQELSTGGFFLHAAKSDDDIASKVNVSYVKSLNSHVPDTTWTMVRQDSDSDLLDLEDTEQDLVVIDDHPIVSKYIGEEESAKLQEDMKVKEHEDKDDASGRSSPCLSTISQVSSVSVTSGSVRMTNFAERKLQRLNSYETKSSTSSSQKTTPDGSESCPAPLTTWKQKREQSPNRQNKDNVNLLASELVQLHMQLEEKRRAIEAQKKKMEALSARQRLKLGKAAFLHVVKKGKSPDVPQPVKPEHFAKEYSRHNGEDLDEVSLSSKSEEFLVKEEEREEMLNDSQEVTKVKMQESLAFAEQHKPKDSAAIHDLEKSKIISVALLEDNVTEVDINECDLSIEKLNETISTLQQAILKISQQQELLMKSPSVPSPGTRSNSQDQKVKPSIHFVEPLSPTGMNSLRKPPRFGQGRNPRSGRPADLKVTKDRQQNSARVKTPTQSLETLPHLRPFPSNSLSKTPTEISLESSPDHGSGSQEKCFFDTYRLHDESNQRALVLSTSKDANIISEMSKEVDNSFKETGLNSSDGSGKENVPVDEPLRSKANLIEVDLSDLKAPDEGELENQDSSTDIISEGDQKSGVGFFFKDEQKAEDELAKKRAAFLLKQQRKAEEARIRKQQLEAEVEQKRDEARRKAEEDRIRKEEEKARRELIKQEYLRKKQQQILEEQGLGKPKSKPKKPRPKSVHREESYSDSGTKCSSTPDNLSSAQSGSSLSLASAATTEPESVHSGGTPSQRVESMESLPILSRNPSRNTERDWENASTASSIASVAEYTGPKLFKEPSSKSNKPIIHNAISHCCLAGKVNEPHKNSILEELEKCDANHYIILFRDAGCQFRALYCYYPDTEEIYKLTGTGPKSITKKMIDKLYKYSSDRKQFNVIPAKTMSVSVDALTIHNHLWQAKRPAVPKKTQTRK; the protein is encoded by the exons atGGTGGATGTTGATGTTTGTGCCGGTGGAGATAGTACCAGAAGAAAAATGGATGCCCTGACAGATAGTGCAGTTGAGATTGTCCCTTTGGAGCTCTATGATTCAGCCAGAGCAAAAATAGCTGCTAATCTACAATGGATCTGTGCTAAAGCCTACGGAATAG ATAATGTCCCAGAGGAGCTGAAGGACCCATTTTACATAGATCAGTATGAGCAAGAACATATTAAACCACCCGTCATCAAGCTGCTGCTGTCCAGCGAGCTGTACTGCCGTGTCTGTAGCCTCATTCTGAAGGGGGATCAggtggctgctctgcagggacacCAGTCAGTCATCCAGGCTCTGTCTCGAAAAGGGATTTACGTCATGGAGAGTGATGATACACCTGTGTCTGAATCTGATCTGGGCTGTGCACCAATCAAAATG agtTCTCATATGGCCATGATTGATGCTCTAATGATGGCCTATACTGTAGAAATGATCAGCATTGAAAAGGTGGTTGCTAGTGTCAAGCGTTTTTCTACATTCAGTGCCTCGAAAGAACTGCCCTATGATTTGGAGGATGCAATGGTTTTCTGGATTAATAAG GTGAACCTTAAAATGAGAGAGATAACAGAGAAAGAgattaaattaaaacagcaacTAATGGAAAGTCCAGGGCAccaaaag TCTCCTTCCAAATGGTATTGGAAATTAGTACCT CCTGATCTGATGCATGCCATATCGCACTGCATGCTGGAACCAGTGGAATATGCTCGTGTG gtGCGTTACCGAAGAGACCATCTTTCAAGCAGGCAATTACCTTACTTTCCTTTGCTTGAAGATTTGATGAAGGATGGTAGTGATGGTGCTGCTCTTCTAGCTGTGATACACTATTATTGTCCAGAGCAAATGAAACTAGATG ATATTTGTTTGAAGGAGGTAACCTCAATTGCAGACAGCCTCTATAATATTCAACTTTTGAGAGAATTCTCCAATGAATATCTAAACAAATGTTTTTACCTCACATTGGAGGACATGTTATATGCTCCTTTAGTTTTAAAG CCTAACGTCATGGTGTTCATTGCGGAACTCTTCTGGTGGTTTGAGAATGTCAAACCAGACTTTGTACAGCCAAGAGATATTCAGGAAATAAAAGATG TTAAAACAGTGTTGCAGCAGAAGAGCAGTCGTCCACCTGTTCCTATTTCCAACGCAACTAAGCGAAGTTTCATGGCTAGCCCTGCTAGTACAAGTCCAGCAGACTCGCAGCCCTTGGCTCAGACGGGCCCTGAAGCTTGCAATAGATACTACCTGCACCCTGAGGAGCCTGACTATCT TGGCAAAGGAGGAAGCCCTGCCTTTAGTCCTTCCCATCCACTGCTCCCTTTGagacaaaaacaacaaaaatctttaCAGGGAGAGGACAGCCCTG gtcatCGGCATCGTTCCAATTCTCTGACCCGTGTTGATGGGCAGCCACGAGGTTCAGTTCTTGCGTGGCCAGAGAGGAAACCCAG GCCTCTGTCTCAGCCAACACCATTTGCTCTTCATCATTCTGCCAGTAGTGATGTGGACCCTGGGTCGGGTGATAGCATTAGTCTGGCTAGATCAATCAGCAAAGACAGTCTTGCTTCAAACATTGTTAATGTAACTCCAAAAAATCAACCCCATCCTCCGTCAATGAAAACTAACGGGAAGAGCTTGCTGAACAATGTTGAAATtgaggatgaagatgaagagCTTATCGCAATAATCAGATCTGAAGAAAGGCCAAGCCGTAGTGATCTTGAATTACAGAATGCATCAGCCAGGGTGCCCAGCATAGTTGCAACTGCATGGTCTCCAAAAACAAATAGTGAGACTTCAGAAAGCAAACCAGACAGTTTTTACTTGGAGCCTTTAATGCCTGCTGTTCTAAAACcggcaaaggaaaaacagataatCAATAAAGAGGATGAATGTGGGGAGGGGAAACAAAGGAGTTTTATAACAAAGAGATTAAATGAAGGACACTTGCCTTTGATCCGCAAGAAAACAAATAGCAATCATGGTGAGCATGACCTCAATAGGACTTTTACTCCAATTTCTAGTTCTGATTTCACTCCAGTTGCAGATCCTAGTACTGCGGATCCAGTGGCACTGGTGGAGGCAGGTTTAGAAGCTTCCAGACCTTTGGCTAGTAGCAGTTTAGATCCTTCCACTCAGGAGCTATCCACTGGAGGATTTTTTCTTCATGCTGCTAAATCTGATGATGACATAGCAAGTAAAGTCAATGTAAGTTATGTGAAAAGCCTCAATTCGCACGTTCCAGATACTACATGGACTATGGTGAGACAGGACTCTGATTCAGATCTCTTAGACTTAGAAGACACTGAACAGGATCTGGTAGTCATAGATGACCATCCTATAGTCAGTAAATACATTGgtgaggaagaatctgcaaaattGCAAGAAGACATGAAGGTAAAAGAACACGAAGATAAGGATGATGCTAGTGGACGTTCCAGCCCATGTTTGAGTACAATTTCTCAAGTTAGCAGCGTGTCAGTGACTAGTGGGAGTGTCCGAATGACCAACTTCGCAGAACGAAAGCTTCAGAGACTTAATAGCTATGAAACAAAGTCCAGCACAAGTAGTTCACAAAAGACCACACCAGATGGATCAGAAAGCTGCCCAGCACCACTAACCACATGGAAACAAAAGCGAGAACAAAGCCCCAACAGACAAAATAAAGATAATGTTAATCTTTTAGCTTCTGAGTTGGTGCAGCTTCATATGCAGTTGGAAGAGAAACGAAGGGCAATAGAAGCGCAGAAGAAGAAGATGGAAGCCTTATCAGCAAGGCAGCGACTAAAATTGGGCAAGGCAGCTTTCTTGCATGTTGTTAAAAAAGGGAAATCTCCTGATGTTCCGCAACCTGTTAAACCAGAACATTTTGCAAAAGAATATTCTCGGCACAATGGTGAAGACTTAGATGAAGTTTCTTTGAGTTCCAAATCTGAGGAGTTTCTtgtgaaagaggaggagagagaagaaatgctTAATGATTCTCAAGAagtaacaaaagtaaaaatgcaagaaaGCCTAGCTTTTGCTGAGCAACATAAACCAAAAGACTCTGCTGCTATACATgatttggaaaaaagtaaaattatttccGTTGCCCTCCTGGAAGACAATGTTACTGAAGTGGATATAAATGAATGTGATCTTTCTATTGAAAAACTGAATGAAACAATCAGTACGCTTCAGCAGGCTATATTAAAGATTTCTCAGCAACAGGAACTACTTATGAAATCTCCATCAGTGCCATCGCCAGGAACCAGAAGTAACTCTCAGGACCAAAAGGTAAAACCATCAATTCATTTTGTTGAGCCTCTCTCTCCAACTGGAATGAACAGTCTTCGTAAACCACCTCGATTTGGTCAAGGAAGGAATCCTCGATCAGGAAGACCAGCTGATCTGAAAGTCACTAAAGACAGACAACAAAATTCAGCACGTGTTAAAACCCCAACACAAAGTCTAGAAACCTTACCACATTTAAGACCATTTCCATCCAATAGCTTGTCAAAGACACCAACAGAAATCAGCTTGGAAAGTAGTCCTGATCATGGAAGTGGTTCTCAAGAAAAGTGTTTCTTTGATACCTATAGACTTCATGATGAGAGCAATCAAAGGGCACTTGTTCTCTCCACCTCCAAAGATgcaaatattatttctgaaatgagCAAAGAGGTGGATAACAGCTTCAAGGAAACAGGGTTGAATTCTTCTGATggctcaggaaaagaaaatgtcccAGTGGATGAGCCACTGAGAAGCAAGGCTAATCTCATTGAAGTAGACTTGTCTGACTTAAAAGCTCCAGATGAAGGAGAACTTGAAAACCAGGATAGCTCTACAGATATAATTAGTGAGGGTGATCAGAAGTCTGGTGTGGGTTTCTTCTTCAAG GATgaacagaaagcagaagatgaGCTCGCAAAAAAACGTGCAGCGTTCCTTTTGAAACAGCAGCGCAAAGCTGAGGAGGCTCGGATTCGGAAACAGCAGTTGGAGGCTGAAGTTGAACAAAAAAGAGATGAAGCTCG tcGCAAAGCTGAGGAGGACCGAATAcggaaagaagaagagaaggctcgaaGAGAACTTATCAAGCAAGAATATctaaggaaaaaacagcagcaaattttGGAGGAGCAAGGGCTTGGAAAGCCCAAATCAAAGCCCAAAAAACCCAGGCCAAAGTCGGTCCATCGTGAAGAATCTTACAGTGATTCAGGGACAAAGTGTTCTTCCACAC CTGATAATTTGAGCAGTGCTCAGTCTGGTTCCAGTCTTTCTTTGGCCTCAGCAGCAACAACTGAACCTGAAAGCGTACACTCTGGTGGCACGCCATCTCAGAG AGTTGAATCAATGGAGTCCTTACCAATACTGAGCAGAAATCCtagcagaaacacagaaagagatTGGGAGAATGCTTCAACAGCATCTTCTATTGCTTCAGTGGCAGAATACACAG GTCCAAAATTATTTAAGGAGCCCAGCAGCAAATCAAACAAACCTATTATTCACAATGCTATATCTCATTGCTGTCTTGCTGGAAAAGTGAATGAACCACATAAGAATTCAATATTAGAG GAACTAGAAAAATGTGATGCCAACCACTACATCATTTTGTTCCGTGATGCTGGCTGCCAGTTTAGAGCACTTTATTGCTACTATCCTGACACTGAAGAAATCTACAAGCTGACTGGAACAGGGCCAAAGAGCATCACCAAGAAAATGATTGACAAACTTTATAAGTACAGTTCGGACAGAAAACAGTTTAACGTGATTCCAGCCAAAACCATGTCTGTCAGTGTGGATGCTCTTACTATTCATAACCACTTGTGGCAAGCCAAGCGACCTGCAGTGCCAAAGAAGACTCAGACTCGTAAATGA